In the Anastrepha obliqua isolate idAnaObli1 chromosome 1, idAnaObli1_1.0, whole genome shotgun sequence genome, one interval contains:
- the LOC129249610 gene encoding elongator complex protein 1, with protein sequence MRNLKLQSCKQLDLKVSNVKYLLLDPNASRKEADTLVYVVTDSEVNEVKTSTGSIKEIASVPGIVAAEYLALNNEICLATQAGEVLAVSPSTGTINECTFCGVGLQCMAWSPDQEVAVFITNSGNVVVMTCTYDVITEHVLEEQCDPDSQFVNVGWGKKETQFHGTEGKAAAKTRNDFKPPAKVEELPQDVNITWRADGAYFAVSFVSSEAGRMFKVFNKEGDLTYISERWNDLQPPIAWRPSGTWIAVPQMFPNKSTVALFEKNGLRHREIVLPFSLIDEPIRSLRWSNDSDILAIETLDSTAQKQRLYFYTIANYHWYLKQVLTFDRTDPIAYHCWDQRIGEEKTLHVWLESGRYLIYRWRFDFDRYARSGIVAVIDGKKLLLTDFSKAIVPPPMCSKEIESDTYINACVISRNNNGNLQLCIYDANEQLQLFVANHVENSLAFEKVCVLEKLQTYLGEYNTPPSELGNLFWFDENYLVATVNVNEKSKVLLLILDTGAKTYDVVTAIQLNSNAACSCMGFVTLEQCFVQTTDGKIQQLSQQNDTTLKLDKTYQELEQAALQLEWHQTQSAESECLIALLQNRRLYIDSELVSGDVTSFCLAGNYLAYTKLTELNFVLLSTRQHVYRRNMERGGRIVTTMANDARVVLQMPRGNLEVISPRVLALEIIGKQLDQKRYSEAFNILRKQRINLNILCDHNMMSFVQNVTIFLSQITNPNWLNLFLTDLQNEDFSKTMYASNYTAAHQVYPDGFKIESKVAYLCALLCARMAEINKERFRLPIITAYVKTGKLEQALQLIWQVKKEQIELAKQSEGPVQEAAEEALKYLLYLVDVNELYNVALGTYDFGLVLFVAQKSQKDPKEFLPFLNELKQLEVNYRRFKIDEHLKRYEKALENISKCGVEKFSIALEFIQLHELYKLALKFYKIDAEENEAKEGQHSLRECQRQICLAFADYLRAKNELESASIMYERGGDLTQALLSAKNVLDWRRVLMLAQKDGKDIATAALSMVSALQEQGRYDIAHQLLKTYGTNFKEALQCLLKGNLYLAAILEVHMNRQEIDLLDEVVKPDLIAYSKQLAQQLADDEKLFVEHKQRLHDVRVLAQKKRDGLVNCYDQPDIDEADLLSDTTSLRSSRYTGSSQGTGKTFRSSKNRRKHERKLLSLKPGNPFEDIALIDALYNLVMKLANQQQQMRDTCKALIELQLDEVAGALQTQYGHLLTLMQDSFDAIWTDEMVNTQAMQYKPTPYTDYTQLQNEQRYAVLAPQKRFKPQINLIDWKCEILA encoded by the exons ATGCGTAACCTCAAGTTGCAGTCGTGCAAACAACTGGACTTAAAAGTGTCCAATGTTAAATACCTGCTACTGGATCCAAACGCAAGCCGAAAGGAGGCTGATACACTTGTCTATGTAGTGACAGATTCTGAAGTGAACGAAGTAAAAACATCGACCGGGAGCATAAAAGAAATAGCCTCCGTTCCTGGTATCGTAGCAGCAGAGTATTTGGCGCTAAATAATGAGATTTGCCTGGCCACACAGGCAGGCGAAGTACTCGCTGTTTCACCCAGCACCGGAACCATCAACGAGTGCACTTTTTGTGGGGTAGGTTTGCAGTGCATGGCATGGAGTCCTGATCAGGAAGTTGctgtttttataacaaattcaGGCAATGTTGTTGTTATGACTTGCACCTATGACGTCATAACCGAGCATGTGTTGGAGGAACAATGCGATCCCGACAGCCAATTCGTTAATGTAGGCTGGGGTAAAAAGGAAACACAATTTCATGGTACGGAAGGTAAGGCAGCCGCTAAAACGAGAAACGATTTCAAGCCACCGGCGAAAGTAGAGGAACTGCCACAA GATGTGAATATTACATGGCGCGCAGATGGCGCTTACTTTGCCGTATCATTTGTTAGTTCTGAAGCGGGTCGCATGTTCAAAGTGTTCAATAAAGAAGGCGATTTGACATATATATCTGAGCGTTGGAATGATTTGCAACCACCGATCGCATGGCGACCTTCGGGCACTTGGATTGCAGTGCCTCAAATGTTTCCCAATAAAAGCACCGTCGCTCTGTTTGAAAAGAATGGCTTGCGGCATCGTGAAATCGTACTGCCGTTCTCATTGATCGACGAGCCCATACGTAGTCTGCGCTGGAGTAACGATTCAGACATACTCGCAATTGAAACGTTAGATTCAACCGCGCAAAAGCAACGCCTGTACTTTTATACGATCGCAAATTACCATTGGTATCTAAAGCAGGTGCTAACTTTTGACAGAACGGATCCTATTGCATACCACTGCTGGGACCAACGAATAGGCGAGGAAAAGACTTTGCACGTGTGGCTAGAAAGTGGTAGATACCTAATTTACCGCTGGCGATTCGATTTCGATCGCTATGCACGCAGTGGCATTGTGGCTGTCATCGACGGTAAAAAGTTGCTATTGACCGACTTTTCCAAGGCAATTGTGCCACCGCCAATGTGTAGCAAAGAAATTGAGTCAGATACGTACATCAACGCATGTGTCATTTCAAGAAATAATAACGGAAATTTGCAGTTGTGCATTTACGACGCCAATGAGCAGTTGCAGCTGTTTGTAGCGAACCATGTTGAGAATTCACTAGCTTTTGAGAAAGTTTGCGTTTTAGAAAAGCTACAAACATATTTGGGGGAGTACAATACACCACCATCGGAGCTGGGCAACTTGTTTTGGTTCGATGAAAACTACTTAGTAGCAACCGTTAACGTTAATGAAAAGAGCAAAGTGCTTTTGCTTATATTGGATACTGGAGCGAAAACCTATGACGTGGTCACTGCCATACAGCTGAACTCCAACGCGGCTTGCAGCTGCATGGGATTTGTTACATTGGAGCAGTGCTTTGTGCAAACTACGGATGGAAAAATTCAGCAACTATCACAACAAAACGATACTACGCTCAAATTGGACAAAACATACCAAGAACTGGAGCAAGCCGCATTGCAGCTGGAGTGGCATCAAACGCAGTCAGCGGAGTCTGAGTGTCTTATTGCTTTACTACAAAATCGGCGCCTATATATTGACAGCGAGCTAGTGTCCGGCGACGTGACGTCCTTCTGCTTGGCAGGCAACTACTTAGCCTATACTAAACTGACTGAATTGAATTTCGTGCTACTGTCCACACGCCAACACGTTTACAGACGCAATATGGAGCGTGGCGGCAGAATCGTTACGACTATGGCGAATGATGCGCGTGTCGTGCTACAAATGCCGCGTGGCAATTTGGAAGTTATTTCGCCGCGTGTGCTGGCGCTGGAGATTATCGGAAAACAATTGGATCAAAAACGCTACAGTGAAGCTTTCAATATATTGCGAAAGCAACGCATAAATTTGAATATTCTTTGTGATCATAATATGATGAGCTTTGTGCAAAACGTAACTATCTTCTTGAGTCAGATCACGAATCCGAATTGGTTGAACTTATTCCTGACTGATCTGCAGAACGAG GACTTTTCGAAAACAATGTACGCAAGCAACTACACCGCAGCTCACCAAGTATATCCCGATGGCTTCAAAATCGAATCCAAAGTGGCATACCTCTGCGCGCTGTTGTGCGCGCGTATGGCGGAAATTAATAAAGAACGTTTTCGATTGCCCATCATTACGGCGTATGTGAAAACAGGCAAGCTGGAGCAAGCGCTTCAATTGATTTGGCAAGTGAAGAAAGAGCAGATTGAATTGGCGAAACAGTCAGAGGGCCCGGTGCAAGAAGCAGCCGAGGAGGCGCTCAAATATTTACTCTACCTAGTCGATGTAAATGAATTGTATAATGTCGCCCTAGGCACGTACGATTTTGGTCTGGTGCTTTTTGTCGCGCAAAAATCGCAAaaagatccgaaggaatttttgccaTTCCTCAATGAACTAAAACAGCTGGAGGTGAATTATCGCAGATTCAAAATCGATGAGCACTTGAAGCGCTATGAAAAGGCGCTGGAAAATATCTCCAAATGTGGCGTTGAAAAATTCTCCATAGCTTTGGAGTTCATCCAGCTGCACGAGCTGTATAAGCTGGCATTAAAGTTTTACAAAATAGATGCAGAAGAAAATGAAGCGAAAGAAGGGCAACATTCTTTGCGGGAATGCCAGCGTCAGATCTGTTTAGCTTTTGCAGACTATCTGCGCGCTAAGAATGAGCTCGAAAGTGCGAGTATTATGTACGAGCGTGGCGGCGATCTCACACAAGCGCTGCTCAGCGCCAAAAACGTATTGGATTGGCGGCGTGTTTTGATGTTGGCGCaaaaggatggaaaggatataGCGACGGCGGCATT ATCCATGGTATCTGCGCTGCAAGAGCAAGGTCGGTACGACATTGCCCATCAGCTGCTCAAAACGTATGGCACAAACTTCAAAGAAGCGCTGCAATGCCTGCTCAAGGGTAATCTCTATTTGGCAGCGATTCTGGAAGTCCACATGAACCGTCAAGAGATCGATTTACTAGATGAGGTCGTAAAGCCAGACTTGATTGCATACAGCAAGCAATTGGCACAGCAGTTGGCTGATGATGAAAAGCTCTTCGTTGAGCACAAACAACGTTTGCATGATGTGCGTGTGCTGGCGCAAAAAAAGCGCGATGGACTCGTGAATTGTTATGATCAGCCAGATATTGACGAGGCAGATTTGCTGTCTGACACTACCAGTTTGCGCTCATCACGCTACACGGGTAGCTCGCAAGGCACTGG CAAAACATTCCGCTCGAGCAAGAATCGGCGAAAGCACGAACGAAAATTGCTAAGTCTCAAGCCGGGCAATCCATTCGAAGACATCGCACTTATCGACGCGCTGTATAATCTAGTCATGAAGTTGGCCAATCAGCAGCAACAGATGCGTGACACATGCAAAGCCTTAATTGAATTGCAGCTGGATGAAGTGGCTGGGGCGCTGCAAACGCAATACGGTCACTTATTGACGTTGATGCAAGACTCCTTCGATGCGATATGGACAGACGAAATGGTGAATACGCAAGCAATGCAGTACAAACCAACACCTTACACCGATTACACACAACTGCAAAATGAGCAACGCTACGCTGTGTTAG CTCCTCAAAAGCGTTTCAAGCCGCAAATAAATCTTATTGATTGGAAGTGTGAAATACTGGCTTAA